A single genomic interval of Syntrophobotulus glycolicus DSM 8271 harbors:
- a CDS encoding DegV family protein, giving the protein MALKVVVDSSSDIPEKVKDDFIIIPMPVIIDGKSFAEGIDIFPDRFYQDFKHYSEVPKTSQPNPQDILEVYEQVLKEGNEVVAIHLSSGLSSTYQTACMVKEMSSQPDKVHVVDSLGATIGFGLLAIYTAQIVKDKSWEEAEPEIIQVRDKMRYLFTPDHLEYLVKGGRLSKAAGFVGGLLNVKPLLHLQNGKIEVFDKVRTRKSALHKIIETMKNDADEPENQIMAIAHSACPEEAEFLAEEIRAAIQVQDLLIGDIGCVVGSHTGPGTIALCYLAK; this is encoded by the coding sequence ATGGCGCTGAAGGTTGTTGTCGACAGTTCTTCCGATATCCCCGAGAAGGTTAAAGATGATTTTATCATTATTCCCATGCCAGTCATTATTGATGGAAAATCATTTGCTGAAGGGATAGATATTTTTCCTGATCGTTTTTATCAAGACTTTAAACACTACAGCGAGGTTCCTAAAACATCGCAGCCCAATCCCCAGGACATTCTAGAGGTCTATGAACAAGTTCTAAAAGAAGGCAACGAGGTTGTAGCTATTCATCTCTCTTCGGGATTAAGCTCGACCTATCAGACAGCATGTATGGTCAAGGAAATGTCTTCTCAGCCGGATAAGGTCCATGTTGTTGATAGCTTAGGGGCAACAATCGGGTTTGGGCTGCTGGCCATCTATACGGCGCAAATCGTCAAAGACAAGAGCTGGGAGGAAGCAGAACCGGAAATTATTCAAGTCCGGGACAAGATGCGTTATTTATTTACTCCCGACCATCTGGAATATCTGGTTAAGGGGGGACGGCTCAGCAAGGCCGCGGGCTTTGTCGGAGGGCTTTTAAATGTTAAACCGTTGCTGCATTTGCAAAACGGCAAGATTGAAGTATTTGACAAAGTCAGAACCAGAAAAAGCGCCCTGCATAAAATCATTGAAACAATGAAAAATGATGCTGATGAGCCGGAGAACCAGATTATGGCTATTGCCCACTCGGCTTGTCCCGAAGAAGCAGAATTTTTGGCGGAAGAAATTCGCGCCGCTATTCAGGTCCAGGATCTCCTTATCGGCGATATTGGCTGTGTGGTCGGCAGCCATACCGGCCCCGGCACCATTGCCCTGTGTTACCTGGCAAAATAG
- the pyk gene encoding pyruvate kinase yields the protein MRRTKIICTIGPASESPEMVQKLLSAGMNVARLNFSHGTHEEHGRRIKVLKEEAAKAGVSLAILLDTKGPEIRTGIVPEKGIELVKGAKFILDTSRELGSSERVSISYASLWQEVKTGTHILVDDGLIDLEVIHIAEEKIETRVCNGGFLKSQKGVNAPGVNVQLPALTSKDVEDIIFGLANEIDFIAASFARKATDILEVRRIVEEAGANVRIIAKIENREGLNNLEEILEVSDGIMIARGDLGVEIPVEEVPIHQKNIIALCNEIGKPVVVATQMLDSMIRQPRPTRAEASDVANAILDGADGIMLSGETAAGSYPLEAVKTMDKIAKQTEQILFKSNNTTFKIQNIAEGIGHASNTIATDLNATAIITPTHSGITPRMISRFRPKALIIAATPFEATARSLALNWGVHTMLVPISHETDELLTIAVTGALTRDLVKAGDIVVLTAGVPVGKTGTTNMIKVQVVGNVLARGTGIGKRLLSGTARTQQDIEQFNQGDILIASYTDSEVNPFLAKAGALVVEEGGLTSYAAIAALQYGIPAIVGAENALSKIREGQSITVDAYAGVVYEGIVNII from the coding sequence ATGCGGAGAACAAAGATTATATGCACAATAGGTCCTGCCAGTGAATCACCGGAAATGGTCCAAAAACTCTTATCCGCCGGGATGAACGTGGCCAGGCTGAACTTCTCGCATGGTACACATGAAGAGCACGGTCGGAGAATCAAGGTTCTCAAGGAAGAAGCAGCCAAAGCAGGCGTTAGTCTTGCGATCCTCCTGGATACCAAAGGACCGGAAATCAGAACCGGAATCGTTCCTGAAAAAGGTATTGAGCTGGTCAAGGGAGCCAAATTTATCCTGGATACTTCCCGGGAGTTGGGTTCTTCTGAAAGGGTATCGATCAGCTATGCCAGCCTCTGGCAGGAAGTAAAAACCGGAACACATATCCTGGTTGATGACGGCCTGATTGATTTGGAAGTTATCCATATTGCGGAAGAAAAAATCGAAACCAGAGTCTGCAATGGCGGTTTTTTGAAATCCCAAAAAGGGGTTAACGCTCCCGGAGTAAACGTGCAGCTGCCTGCTCTCACGTCTAAAGATGTCGAAGATATTATCTTTGGTTTGGCAAATGAAATCGACTTCATTGCCGCTTCCTTTGCCAGGAAAGCCACCGATATCCTGGAAGTCCGGAGAATCGTAGAGGAAGCAGGGGCAAACGTAAGGATTATTGCTAAAATCGAAAACAGGGAAGGCTTAAATAACCTTGAAGAAATCCTTGAGGTCTCTGACGGCATCATGATCGCCAGAGGAGATTTAGGTGTAGAGATCCCCGTAGAAGAAGTTCCCATTCACCAAAAAAATATTATTGCCCTTTGTAATGAGATCGGCAAACCGGTTGTCGTCGCTACCCAGATGCTGGATTCTATGATCAGACAGCCAAGACCAACCAGAGCGGAAGCTAGCGATGTGGCCAATGCGATTCTGGACGGTGCCGATGGGATCATGCTTTCGGGGGAAACGGCAGCCGGAAGTTATCCTTTAGAAGCGGTAAAGACGATGGATAAGATCGCTAAACAAACGGAGCAAATTCTTTTCAAAAGCAACAATACCACATTTAAAATCCAAAATATCGCCGAAGGAATAGGGCATGCCAGCAATACCATTGCAACAGATTTAAATGCCACAGCAATCATTACTCCGACCCATTCCGGCATTACCCCCCGGATGATTTCCCGTTTCAGGCCCAAGGCTCTGATTATTGCGGCTACTCCTTTTGAAGCAACAGCCAGGAGTCTTGCCTTAAATTGGGGAGTGCACACCATGCTTGTTCCAATCAGTCATGAAACTGATGAGCTGCTGACGATTGCCGTAACAGGCGCTTTAACCCGTGACTTGGTCAAAGCAGGCGATATTGTTGTCCTGACAGCCGGAGTACCGGTTGGAAAAACAGGCACCACAAATATGATCAAAGTTCAGGTTGTCGGAAATGTTTTAGCCAGAGGGACCGGTATCGGCAAAAGATTGCTTTCAGGTACGGCCCGTACACAACAGGATATTGAACAGTTTAATCAGGGCGATATTCTGATTGCTTCTTATACCGATTCTGAGGTCAATCCCTTTTTAGCCAAAGCGGGAGCCCTGGTCGTGGAAGAAGGCGGATTGACTTCTTACGCCGCCATCGCGGCTTTGCAGTATGGGATCCCGGCCATTGTAGGTGCTGAGAACGCCCTGTCAAAGATCCGCGAAGGCCAGTCGATTACTGTTGACGCTTATGCCGGTGTTGTCTATGAAGGGATCGTCAATATCATCTGA
- a CDS encoding P-loop NTPase — MQLEFKIGQRLSFTTNSALYNDIYESEIVGIFPDRIELAIALHKGYLLLIPIGTQIKWLNPALENYCSETVSRTPAQQSWSVTIPKLIQRERKSRVIAVGSGKGGVGKTSFSINLALAFAKLGLRTVVLDADVGMANVEVLLKLNNAKNLTNVINGDCTLMDILTQGPGGIKVLPGSSGISSLTNLNALQFNRIFSGFVSLENQCDILIIDTGAGISELVLKFLESADNLLLITTTEPHAMMDTYSLTKALAYRNQEIQPNLIFNRCDSEHEAMKCYEIFHQASSKFLKLKPELLGWIIEDKRVTKSLKSQEPILLTNPTAEYSQQAFQIANRLLGNKVTLEKPTGIRSFINKIKKNFI; from the coding sequence ATGCAGCTGGAATTTAAGATCGGTCAGAGGCTTTCTTTTACTACAAATTCTGCATTGTATAATGACATCTATGAATCTGAAATAGTGGGGATATTTCCTGACAGGATTGAACTGGCCATTGCACTGCATAAGGGGTACTTGCTCCTCATTCCTATCGGTACGCAAATTAAGTGGTTAAATCCCGCATTAGAGAATTATTGTTCTGAAACAGTATCCCGAACTCCGGCCCAGCAGAGCTGGAGTGTCACGATACCCAAACTCATTCAGCGGGAAAGAAAGTCAAGGGTGATTGCCGTTGGCAGCGGGAAAGGAGGAGTAGGTAAAACTTCCTTTTCCATTAACCTGGCTTTAGCTTTTGCCAAGCTGGGACTGAGAACAGTCGTTCTCGATGCGGATGTCGGGATGGCGAATGTGGAAGTTCTGCTCAAACTCAATAATGCGAAAAATCTCACAAATGTCATCAATGGGGATTGTACTCTCATGGACATCCTCACCCAAGGGCCGGGAGGGATTAAAGTACTGCCCGGTTCAAGCGGCATCTCATCCTTAACGAACTTAAATGCCTTACAATTTAACCGGATTTTTTCCGGCTTTGTGAGCCTGGAAAATCAATGTGATATTTTAATCATTGATACCGGGGCGGGAATATCGGAACTTGTATTAAAGTTTTTAGAATCTGCCGATAATTTACTCCTGATCACAACAACAGAGCCTCATGCCATGATGGATACCTATTCACTCACGAAAGCCTTGGCCTACAGGAATCAAGAAATTCAACCCAACCTGATTTTTAACAGATGTGATTCTGAACATGAAGCGATGAAATGCTATGAAATCTTTCATCAGGCTTCTTCAAAGTTTCTGAAGCTCAAGCCTGAGCTTTTAGGTTGGATCATTGAAGACAAAAGAGTGACCAAGTCTCTAAAGAGCCAGGAACCTATCCTGTTGACCAACCCGACGGCCGAATATTCCCAGCAGGCTTTCCAGATCGCCAATCGATTATTGGGAAATAAGGTCACACTGGAAAAACCGACAGGAATAAGATCGTTTATTAATAAAATTAAAAAGAATTTTATTTAA
- the gap gene encoding type I glyceraldehyde-3-phosphate dehydrogenase — MTVRIGINGFGRIGRLTLRAALESKGEIEVVAINDLGDPGTLAHLFKYDSIHGILPYPVEVEDDIMKVEKNKVKILAEKAPESLPWKELGVDIVIESTGRFTSREGAALHLKAGAKKVIISAPAKKEDITIVMGVNEDQYNPQEHHIISNASCTTNCLAPVIKVLHEEFGIEQGMMTTTHSVTNDQRILDLPHSDLRRARAAFQSMIPTTTGAAKAVTLVIPELEGKLTGLAVRVPTPNVSLVDFVCNLSQATTKEEVNARFKEAANGKLKGILDYNELPLVSHDYNGNPNSSIVDGLSTMLLGDKMLKVLAWYDNEWGYSNRVVDLINYIISRGIE; from the coding sequence ATGACAGTACGTATTGGTATTAATGGATTTGGCAGAATTGGCAGACTAACCCTGCGAGCAGCTTTGGAATCAAAAGGTGAAATTGAAGTCGTAGCAATTAATGACCTTGGAGACCCAGGAACATTAGCCCACTTATTTAAATATGATTCTATCCACGGCATTTTGCCATATCCTGTCGAAGTCGAAGATGACATCATGAAAGTAGAAAAAAACAAGGTCAAAATATTAGCCGAAAAAGCTCCTGAAAGCCTGCCTTGGAAAGAACTGGGCGTAGATATTGTGATTGAGTCCACCGGTCGCTTTACTTCCCGGGAAGGAGCAGCCCTGCATCTGAAAGCAGGGGCAAAGAAAGTTATTATTTCCGCTCCCGCCAAAAAAGAAGACATCACGATTGTTATGGGGGTCAATGAAGATCAATATAACCCTCAGGAGCATCATATTATTTCCAACGCCTCCTGCACCACAAATTGCCTGGCTCCTGTCATCAAAGTTTTACATGAAGAATTCGGAATTGAACAGGGAATGATGACAACGACACATTCTGTCACCAATGACCAGAGAATTTTGGACTTGCCGCACTCTGATCTGCGCAGGGCAAGAGCGGCTTTTCAATCCATGATTCCGACTACTACAGGCGCGGCAAAGGCGGTCACGTTAGTCATACCCGAACTGGAAGGAAAGCTTACCGGTCTTGCGGTGCGGGTGCCGACCCCCAATGTTTCCCTTGTTGATTTTGTCTGCAATCTTTCTCAGGCAACAACCAAAGAAGAAGTGAATGCCAGGTTTAAGGAAGCCGCTAACGGTAAACTCAAAGGTATTCTCGATTACAATGAGCTTCCATTGGTCTCCCATGACTATAACGGCAACCCGAACAGCTCTATCGTAGACGGCCTTTCGACCATGCTTCTGGGGGACAAGATGCTGAAAGTCCTGGCCTGGTATGATAATGAATGGGGCTATTCCAACAGAGTGGTTGATTTAATCAACTATATCATTTCCAGGGGCATTGAATAG